From a region of the Leptolyngbya sp. CCY15150 genome:
- a CDS encoding DNA-binding protein: MKLLVTTLLTSTLLGLAVPPVRAEIPLEDRQPSPVLQAQTPIGELRRTSNITISGDIHSVVGNEFILDDGTGQIIVDAGPRWYHQLDLRVGERVTVVGEYDDYDFDAYQITRSSGDVIRIREADGPPPWAGGPQRRNRF; this comes from the coding sequence ATGAAACTACTCGTAACGACTCTACTCACCTCAACATTACTAGGATTAGCAGTTCCCCCAGTACGCGCCGAGATTCCCTTGGAGGATCGGCAGCCATCTCCCGTACTGCAAGCCCAAACTCCTATTGGTGAACTCCGGCGCACGTCAAACATCACCATCTCTGGAGATATTCATAGCGTTGTTGGCAACGAGTTTATCCTAGACGACGGCACCGGCCAAATTATTGTCGATGCTGGCCCACGCTGGTACCATCAGCTTGACCTGAGGGTCGGAGAGCGTGTGACCGTTGTCGGTGAATACGATGACTATGACTTTGATGCCTATCAAATTACCCGCAGTTCCGGCGACGTGATTCGGATCCGTGAAGCCGATGGCCCGCCACCTTGGGCAGGTGGGCCGCAGCGGAGAAATCGCTTCTAG
- a CDS encoding ParB/RepB/Spo0J family partition protein, producing the protein MTRVGIDLSNLFSGAEYSQEVHELEAQVLDLQSEIQQLRTSGSQELEAKLQELREQLAEGGVLEVSLALVSPNPDQPRQTFTEESIQAIAQSLHSDGQQEPIILMEQKPNRYLLFDGERRWRGARRLGWQTLKAVVIPEPELLHRRVLLANLHRENLNALDTAEALVREISHQVSLKEADIPRLLRTTVRRLERHGHLPTLGDLVLASSEQQRESIDRFELDATEKNVLQILLGLQLHPASVSANIFPMLGLLDDLKQAIREQGLGGMHALALQRLSAKNLLDKNPNIQKDVIKRARARLLKQVITNKLSVAQVRKLVAEEISRHTKISKPSPTQRQVEGLIRNVEKLDMNQLERSHLEQLQEALRSTLSDIEAALGNA; encoded by the coding sequence ATGACTAGAGTTGGCATTGATCTCTCTAATTTGTTTTCCGGTGCTGAATATTCTCAAGAAGTGCATGAGCTAGAAGCCCAGGTACTAGACCTGCAAAGCGAAATTCAGCAGCTTCGGACAAGCGGATCTCAGGAGCTAGAGGCGAAACTTCAAGAGCTGCGAGAACAACTTGCCGAGGGCGGAGTGCTGGAGGTTTCCCTAGCTTTAGTCAGCCCTAACCCTGATCAGCCCCGGCAAACGTTCACGGAAGAAAGCATTCAGGCGATCGCCCAATCCCTCCATTCTGATGGGCAACAGGAACCGATCATCTTGATGGAGCAGAAACCTAATCGATACCTGCTGTTTGACGGAGAACGGCGGTGGCGCGGCGCACGACGCTTGGGCTGGCAAACTCTGAAAGCGGTGGTCATTCCTGAGCCAGAACTGTTGCACCGCCGGGTGCTGCTGGCCAACTTGCACCGCGAAAACTTAAATGCCCTCGATACTGCCGAAGCGCTAGTCCGTGAAATATCTCACCAGGTTAGCCTTAAGGAGGCGGACATCCCACGTCTTTTACGCACGACGGTGCGCCGCCTAGAGCGCCATGGACACCTGCCTACCCTGGGTGACTTAGTCTTGGCTTCCTCAGAGCAGCAACGGGAATCGATTGATCGGTTTGAATTAGATGCAACGGAGAAAAACGTCCTCCAAATTTTGTTGGGGTTGCAGCTTCATCCAGCGTCCGTGAGCGCCAACATTTTCCCAATGTTGGGTCTCTTGGATGATCTAAAACAGGCGATTCGAGAACAAGGTTTAGGCGGAATGCACGCCCTGGCCCTGCAGCGCCTGTCGGCTAAAAACTTGCTCGACAAGAATCCAAATATTCAAAAAGATGTGATCAAACGGGCCCGGGCCAGACTTTTGAAGCAGGTGATCACCAATAAACTCTCCGTGGCGCAGGTGCGTAAATTGGTGGCGGAGGAAATCAGTCGTCATACCAAAATCTCCAAGCCCAGCCCAACTCAGCGGCAGGTTGAAGGATTAATTCGCAACGTAGAAAAACTTGACATGAATCAGCTTGAGCGATCGCACCTTGAGCAATTGCAGGAAGCCCTACGCAGCACCCTCTCAGACATTGAAGCTGCGTTGGGGAATGCTTAG
- a CDS encoding ParA family protein: MQLRLALLSNAGGSGKTTLATHLAYLLGRRGFKVALMDLDPQGSVSLFCGLSRPRIQDTIASVLQEGFSGDWPLVPIWHDKLDTVMACQGEMGLVKTTSELVLHERGAYLLGDRLQDYPLPQDVIIFDCPATLGPLPLIALSACTHLLVPMQVEPKSADGAGKLLEWFYGNFRRLRLSPEPKLLGFVPNQYDQRLAIHRNILGQLAPQLEKLNIRCFSPIRFSSEFKNASAKGQPLQMYRPGHPACADFDPIVKQICEELRNTHD; this comes from the coding sequence ATGCAACTTCGATTAGCACTACTTTCCAATGCCGGAGGCAGCGGTAAAACGACCCTCGCCACCCATCTTGCCTACTTGCTGGGACGTCGGGGTTTCAAGGTTGCGCTGATGGATCTGGATCCCCAGGGATCGGTCAGCCTATTTTGCGGTCTATCTCGCCCTCGAATTCAAGACACCATCGCGTCCGTTTTGCAGGAAGGCTTTTCTGGCGACTGGCCCCTCGTGCCGATTTGGCATGACAAGCTAGATACCGTCATGGCCTGTCAGGGAGAAATGGGTCTGGTGAAAACCACCAGTGAACTCGTACTCCATGAGCGCGGTGCCTACCTTCTAGGCGATCGCCTGCAAGACTATCCCTTGCCCCAAGACGTGATTATTTTTGACTGTCCGGCCACCCTGGGGCCATTACCACTCATTGCTCTGTCGGCCTGCACTCATCTACTCGTCCCCATGCAGGTAGAGCCCAAATCAGCCGATGGAGCTGGCAAATTGCTGGAGTGGTTTTATGGCAACTTCCGCCGCCTGCGCTTGAGCCCTGAACCGAAGCTCCTAGGGTTTGTCCCCAATCAATATGATCAGCGGCTCGCCATCCACCGCAATATCCTCGGGCAACTTGCCCCACAGCTTGAAAAACTGAATATCCGCTGCTTTTCCCCCATTCGATTTTCATCAGAATTCAAGAATGCCAGCGCCAAGGGGCAACCCCTACAGATGTATCGTCCTGGTCACCCTGCCTGTGCCGATTTTGATCCGATCGTGAAGCAAATTTGTGAAGAACTGAGGAACACCCATGACTAG
- a CDS encoding alpha/beta hydrolase-fold protein has product MAESFVRGGQEGWLHDPGFWGGFFHTYEQFQVDGPMPTPRKLHIFLPRDYPVSDRSYPVLYLNDGDTIFFPGGAYGKCWHLGKTLTRLYLSHQIQRLMVVAVCPTRRDYEYTHAPMWQREWGGLGDYAAYLAQSVKDFVDTNYRTQSDPANTLIAGASHGGLAAFYTAAKYPQQFGNVAAFSPSFWVGLDSATEPFLMGADDHFFGEVASSSLLFEAEPTLRDRRLRIYLDWGLVRDGGDHNAWIEERATARGREMRDLLMHRFGYRQQENLFVVEDPWGQHTEESWGERIEDVLRIFFRAV; this is encoded by the coding sequence ATGGCAGAATCATTTGTGCGAGGAGGACAAGAGGGGTGGCTCCATGACCCTGGATTTTGGGGTGGCTTTTTCCACACCTACGAACAGTTTCAGGTCGATGGGCCAATGCCTACACCCCGAAAGCTGCATATATTCCTGCCCCGTGACTACCCGGTGAGCGATCGCTCCTATCCGGTGCTGTATCTCAACGACGGCGATACGATCTTTTTTCCGGGTGGGGCCTACGGCAAATGTTGGCACTTGGGCAAGACCCTAACGCGGCTTTATTTAAGTCATCAAATTCAGCGTTTGATGGTGGTAGCTGTCTGCCCCACGCGCCGAGACTATGAATATACCCATGCACCCATGTGGCAGCGCGAATGGGGAGGGCTAGGTGACTATGCTGCCTACCTAGCCCAATCGGTCAAAGATTTTGTGGATACTAACTACCGTACGCAATCCGATCCAGCTAATACCCTGATCGCTGGAGCCAGCCATGGCGGTCTAGCTGCTTTCTATACGGCAGCTAAGTATCCCCAGCAGTTTGGCAATGTGGCTGCTTTTTCACCATCCTTTTGGGTTGGTCTAGATTCAGCAACCGAGCCATTCTTGATGGGTGCTGATGACCATTTCTTTGGTGAGGTGGCGTCGTCGTCGCTACTCTTTGAGGCGGAACCTACCCTGCGCGATCGCCGCCTGCGGATCTATCTCGACTGGGGGCTAGTGCGGGATGGTGGCGACCATAATGCATGGATTGAGGAGCGCGCCACGGCCCGAGGACGGGAAATGCGAGATCTGCTCATGCATCGCTTTGGCTATCGCCAGCAGGAAAATTTGTTTGTGGTGGAAGATCCCTGGGGGCAGCATACGGAAGAGTCTTGGGGTGAGCGGATTGAAGACGTGCTGCGGATCTTTTTTAGAGCTGTTTAA
- a CDS encoding aminotransferase, translating to MVASADKSVDLAKLDVESLWHPLAQHQQFPQTPPKCIKKGIGSRITDTTGQEYLDGIAGLWCVNVGYGRQELAQVAYDQMLDLAYYPLTMSHEPGIMLAHKLLDLLGYAGKVFFATSGSEANETAFKIARQYHAQTAKPGAGPRYKIISRYRGYHGHTMGALSATAQAERKLKFEPLVPGFLHVSPPYFYRHGEGRSLEDYTHSLIQELSYTVQYEGADSIAAIIVEPIISGGGVIVPPADYLRRVRQLCDQYGILLIYDEVVNGFGRTGKMFGYQHWGVEPDIINFAKGITSGYMPLAATVVKQHIFEAFLDAPGTDSHFRHISTYGGSPVCAAVANRNIEIIEREGLADRAAEVGDYLQSRLKESLNYPIVGEVRGQGLLIGIELVADPDTKEPLESDRMAAILRYCLEHHVIIGRNTNTIPGFTNVLILAPPLVLAVEEADELVSVLSEAIALVSSS from the coding sequence ATGGTTGCAAGTGCTGATAAGTCTGTTGATTTAGCCAAGCTAGATGTGGAGTCGCTATGGCATCCCCTAGCCCAGCACCAGCAGTTTCCCCAGACGCCTCCTAAGTGCATCAAAAAAGGGATCGGCAGCCGTATCACCGATACAACTGGACAAGAGTATTTAGATGGTATTGCCGGATTATGGTGTGTCAACGTGGGCTATGGGCGGCAGGAGCTGGCCCAAGTCGCCTATGACCAAATGCTCGATCTGGCCTACTATCCCCTCACCATGAGCCATGAGCCGGGCATCATGCTGGCTCATAAGCTACTCGACTTATTGGGCTATGCGGGCAAGGTCTTTTTCGCCACGAGTGGATCGGAGGCCAATGAAACAGCCTTCAAAATTGCCCGCCAGTATCACGCCCAAACGGCTAAGCCTGGAGCTGGGCCACGCTATAAAATCATTTCTCGCTATCGGGGCTACCATGGCCACACGATGGGAGCCCTCAGCGCCACAGCCCAGGCCGAACGTAAACTCAAGTTTGAACCCTTAGTGCCTGGCTTCCTCCATGTCAGCCCACCCTACTTTTATCGCCATGGAGAAGGGCGATCGCTTGAGGATTACACCCATAGCCTCATCCAAGAGCTGAGCTATACGGTGCAGTATGAGGGCGCAGATAGTATTGCCGCGATTATTGTTGAGCCCATTATTTCCGGCGGCGGGGTGATTGTGCCGCCAGCCGATTACTTGCGCCGGGTGCGCCAGTTGTGTGACCAGTACGGTATTTTGCTGATCTACGATGAGGTGGTTAACGGCTTTGGACGCACCGGCAAAATGTTTGGCTATCAGCATTGGGGCGTCGAGCCTGACATCATTAACTTTGCCAAAGGCATTACCAGCGGCTACATGCCCCTAGCTGCAACCGTCGTCAAGCAGCATATTTTTGAAGCCTTTTTGGATGCCCCTGGCACCGACTCCCATTTTCGTCATATCAGTACCTACGGTGGCAGTCCCGTCTGCGCAGCGGTGGCCAATCGCAATATTGAGATCATTGAGCGGGAGGGTCTAGCCGATCGGGCTGCGGAGGTTGGCGACTACCTACAGTCTCGCCTGAAGGAATCGCTGAATTACCCGATTGTGGGAGAGGTGCGCGGTCAGGGATTACTCATTGGTATTGAACTGGTTGCCGATCCGGACACGAAAGAGCCCCTAGAGAGCGATCGCATGGCAGCCATTCTGCGCTACTGCTTAGAGCATCATGTGATTATTGGCCGTAACACGAACACGATTCCTGGGTTTACCAATGTGCTAATTTTGGCTCCTCCCTTGGTGCTTGCTGTTGAGGAAGCTGATGAATTGGTATCGGTGTTGTCTGAAGCGATCGCCCTGGTCTCTAGTTCATAG
- a CDS encoding peroxiredoxin — protein MAVIERVPDVVFKTRVRDESVDGPNPYRWQDLTTSDVFSGKRVVVFSLPGAFTPTCSSNHLPRYEELYDEFKAQGIDQIVCISVNDAFVMFQWGKQQGAQNVFLLPDGNGEFTRKMGMLVDKSNLGFGLRSWRYSMLVNDGKIEKIFIEPNFEDNCPLDPFEVSDADTMLAYLKGTTSAGVSEPRAAFVG, from the coding sequence ATGGCAGTTATTGAACGTGTGCCCGACGTAGTGTTTAAGACTCGTGTCCGTGATGAGTCTGTTGACGGCCCCAACCCCTATCGCTGGCAAGATCTCACCACCAGCGATGTCTTCAGCGGCAAGCGAGTGGTTGTATTCTCCCTGCCTGGAGCCTTCACGCCTACCTGCTCGTCTAACCACCTGCCTCGCTACGAAGAACTCTACGATGAGTTTAAGGCTCAAGGCATTGACCAAATCGTATGTATCTCTGTGAATGATGCGTTTGTCATGTTCCAGTGGGGCAAGCAACAGGGCGCGCAAAATGTGTTCTTACTGCCGGATGGCAATGGCGAATTTACGCGCAAGATGGGCATGTTGGTAGACAAGTCGAACCTAGGCTTCGGTCTACGGTCTTGGCGCTACTCGATGTTGGTCAATGACGGCAAGATTGAGAAGATCTTCATTGAACCTAACTTCGAAGACAACTGTCCGCTGGATCCTTTCGAAGTGTCTGACGCTGACACCATGTTGGCCTACCTCAAGGGCACAACCTCTGCTGGCGTGTCTGAACCACGGGCGGCGTTTGTTGGCTAA
- a CDS encoding Fur family transcriptional regulator, translating to MQEQANQIIRTLKDKGLRVTPQRFAVYDNLLSRSDHPTAEQILTDLNQAAPISSQATVYSALQALRGVGLVREVLLEEGVSRYDAKVVPHHHFRCQHCGAIEDIAWETFSSLQLQCLRPGLQVDRYEVTVEGRCDRCQDTSDSDQDSDQDPE from the coding sequence ATGCAGGAGCAAGCCAATCAAATCATTCGCACTCTCAAGGACAAAGGTCTAAGGGTGACGCCTCAACGTTTTGCTGTCTACGATAATTTGCTATCCCGCAGCGATCATCCAACCGCCGAGCAAATCTTGACTGACCTGAACCAGGCAGCGCCAATTTCGTCTCAAGCAACGGTCTACAGTGCCCTTCAGGCCCTGCGAGGGGTGGGGCTCGTGCGTGAGGTTTTGTTGGAAGAAGGGGTCTCGCGCTACGACGCAAAAGTAGTGCCCCACCACCATTTCCGCTGTCAACACTGTGGGGCGATCGAAGACATTGCTTGGGAAACCTTCAGCTCTCTTCAGCTTCAATGTCTTCGTCCAGGGCTACAGGTCGATCGCTATGAGGTCACGGTGGAAGGGCGGTGCGATCGCTGTCAAGACACCTCAGATTCTGATCAAGATTCTGATCAAGATCCTGAATAG
- a CDS encoding adenylate/guanylate cyclase domain-containing protein, which yields MNTTPYDLTSSLAADRPRILLVDDELDSIRALSELLIQEGYKIRRVTNSVFALRSALTDPPDLVLLDVMMPDMDGYTLCQALKRSPETSHVPVIFMTALSDIADKAKAFAAGGADYVVKPFQTEEVLMRVKHQLTIAVQQRQLVQKNQQLVQEIQQRQQVEANLNSLLDNATEGIFRTSLEGRYLKTNPAMAAIYGYASPSALLDTIMPVHQLYVDPKRWDELEVYVRYHQRITDAESEVYRQDGQKIWVSETIRLVNNEQGEPLYYEGTVQDVSDRRQAEVELRHQRDKAEQLLNIMLPYQIARTLKHHNCTIAEHYSKVTVLFADLVNFTEMSTQLLPSELVGLLNRIFSGFDALVGRYQLEKIKTIGDAYMVAGGLPEPTADHLYRMSSLALDMRDAIALIPTPTDTPLQIRIGMHTGPVVAGVIGKKRLSYDLWGDTVNLASRMESTGQPGKIQVTEDVYQKLHHEFRFTPRGEVAVKGKGNITTYWLEGKQA from the coding sequence GTGAACACGACCCCCTATGACCTGACATCAAGTCTTGCTGCCGATCGCCCTAGAATTTTACTCGTGGACGATGAATTAGACAGCATTCGCGCCCTATCTGAATTGTTGATTCAGGAAGGGTATAAGATTCGTCGTGTCACCAATAGTGTGTTTGCTCTGAGATCAGCGTTAACCGATCCCCCGGATCTTGTGCTGCTCGATGTCATGATGCCTGACATGGACGGCTATACTCTCTGCCAGGCCCTGAAGCGATCGCCGGAGACTAGTCATGTGCCGGTTATTTTCATGACTGCCCTGAGCGATATTGCTGACAAGGCCAAAGCCTTTGCTGCGGGCGGAGCAGACTATGTGGTTAAGCCGTTTCAAACCGAAGAAGTGCTGATGCGCGTCAAGCACCAGCTCACCATTGCGGTACAACAGCGCCAGCTTGTGCAGAAAAATCAGCAGCTCGTGCAGGAAATTCAACAGCGTCAGCAAGTTGAGGCCAACCTCAATAGTCTCTTGGACAACGCCACGGAGGGAATTTTTCGCACATCCCTAGAAGGACGGTATCTGAAGACCAATCCTGCCATGGCCGCCATCTACGGCTATGCCTCTCCCAGCGCCCTGTTGGACACCATCATGCCGGTGCATCAACTGTATGTGGATCCCAAACGTTGGGATGAACTTGAGGTGTATGTGCGCTATCACCAGCGGATCACGGATGCGGAATCAGAGGTCTATCGTCAGGATGGGCAGAAAATTTGGGTGAGTGAAACGATTCGGCTGGTCAACAATGAGCAAGGCGAACCGCTGTACTATGAAGGCACGGTTCAGGATGTGAGCGATCGCCGCCAGGCCGAAGTGGAGCTGCGCCATCAGCGAGACAAGGCTGAGCAACTGCTGAATATCATGCTGCCCTATCAGATCGCCCGTACCCTTAAACACCACAATTGCACCATTGCTGAGCACTACAGCAAAGTTACCGTCCTGTTTGCAGACTTGGTCAACTTTACGGAGATGTCGACTCAGCTCCTGCCTAGCGAATTAGTGGGGTTACTCAATCGAATTTTTTCTGGTTTTGATGCCCTTGTGGGGCGATACCAGCTAGAGAAAATTAAAACGATTGGTGATGCCTACATGGTGGCCGGAGGGCTGCCGGAACCTACCGCCGATCATCTCTATCGCATGAGCTCTTTAGCCTTAGACATGCGAGACGCGATCGCCCTTATCCCTACGCCGACAGACACACCCTTGCAAATCCGCATTGGGATGCATACAGGGCCGGTTGTAGCAGGCGTGATTGGCAAAAAGCGTCTCTCCTATGATCTTTGGGGTGATACTGTGAACCTCGCGAGTCGTATGGAATCGACGGGGCAGCCTGGAAAGATTCAGGTTACAGAAGATGTTTATCAAAAGCTGCACCATGAGTTCAGGTTTACACCAAGAGGGGAGGTGGCGGTTAAGGGCAAGGGCAACATTACCACATACTGGTTAGAAGGCAAACAAGCATAA